A part of Pseudobdellovibrionaceae bacterium genomic DNA contains:
- a CDS encoding serine hydroxymethyltransferase: MDFLKQTDPEVASLISQENERQISGLEMIASENYTSQAVMQAQGSILTNKYAEGYPKKRYYGGCEFVDGIEQLAIDRACKLFKCDHANVQPHSGSQANMAVYMAALEPGDTVLGMDLSQGGHLTHGSPVNFSGRLYNVVGYGIDPQSHRIDYDHVLDQAKKVKPKMIIAGYSAYPRELDFKKFRDIADQVGAKLHVDMAHFAGLVATGHHSSPVGHAHFITTTTHKTLRGPRGGMILCDEENKKLINSRIFPGIQGGPLEHIIAAKAVSFKEALEPSFTDYIDQVVKNAKVLAEALMSYGYELVSGGTDNHLMLIDLRNKGLTGKKAEEVLDKAGITTNKNTVPNETESPFVTSGIRIGTPALTTRGMKEEEMRKIAAWMNEALTHADHAETLSKIKQEVYAFTRDFPIYKS, from the coding sequence ATGGATTTTTTAAAACAAACTGACCCCGAAGTTGCAAGTCTGATTTCCCAAGAAAATGAACGTCAGATTTCTGGTCTAGAGATGATCGCTTCAGAGAACTACACCTCGCAAGCGGTGATGCAGGCTCAAGGTTCTATTCTGACTAACAAGTATGCGGAAGGTTATCCTAAAAAACGTTATTACGGAGGATGTGAGTTTGTGGATGGCATCGAGCAATTAGCCATTGATCGTGCGTGCAAGCTGTTTAAATGTGATCATGCCAACGTTCAACCTCACTCTGGATCTCAAGCCAATATGGCCGTGTATATGGCCGCCCTTGAACCAGGCGACACGGTTCTAGGAATGGACCTGTCCCAAGGTGGACACTTGACTCATGGGTCTCCTGTGAATTTTTCGGGCCGTTTGTATAATGTGGTGGGGTATGGGATTGATCCTCAATCACACCGCATAGATTACGATCATGTTTTAGATCAAGCCAAAAAAGTAAAACCTAAAATGATCATTGCAGGATACAGTGCTTATCCCAGAGAGTTAGACTTTAAAAAATTTCGAGACATTGCTGACCAAGTTGGAGCCAAACTACATGTGGACATGGCCCACTTTGCGGGACTTGTAGCTACAGGCCACCACTCCTCTCCTGTGGGCCACGCTCATTTTATCACCACAACCACACACAAAACTTTACGTGGCCCGCGTGGCGGAATGATCTTGTGTGATGAAGAGAATAAAAAACTGATCAACTCCAGAATCTTTCCTGGCATTCAAGGCGGACCTCTTGAGCATATTATTGCCGCAAAAGCCGTTTCGTTTAAAGAAGCTCTAGAACCTTCATTTACAGACTACATTGATCAAGTGGTGAAGAATGCTAAAGTTCTTGCGGAAGCCTTAATGTCTTATGGATATGAGCTGGTCAGCGGTGGAACAGACAACCATCTTATGCTGATTGATTTACGCAATAAAGGTCTAACGGGCAAAAAAGCAGAAGAAGTTTTAGACAAAGCAGGTATCACTACCAATAAAAACACAGTTCCTAACGAAACAGAAAGTCCTTTTGTGACTAGCGGTATCCGCATTGGAACTCCAGCCCTGACCACACGTGGGATGAAAGAGGAAGAGATGCGAAAGATTGCCGCGTGGATGAACGAAGCTCTGACTCATGCTGATCACGCCGAGACTTTGAGTAAAATCAAACAGGAAGTTTACGCCTTCACAAGAGACTTCCCTATCTATAAAAGTTAA
- a CDS encoding GNAT family N-acetyltransferase, translated as MKLILRELTADDERAFREGLKDWVGEDPEWYSFVWTKEMTHSEHLQVLKDQKDKNKIPSHRVPSTMLYGFVTVTEHGKSKEVIVGRLSIRHELNDFLFQRGGHVGYAVSPKHRQKGYATEILRQGLQCCKDLGLTKILITCSDSNVASQKIIEKFGGCLENKLFDEEKNEFLRRYWLEL; from the coding sequence TTGAAGTTGATATTAAGAGAACTCACCGCCGATGACGAGCGGGCCTTTAGGGAAGGTCTTAAAGATTGGGTAGGCGAAGACCCTGAGTGGTATTCGTTTGTTTGGACTAAAGAAATGACTCATAGTGAGCACTTACAAGTTCTTAAAGATCAAAAGGATAAAAACAAAATTCCATCCCACAGAGTACCTTCAACGATGCTTTATGGTTTTGTCACAGTAACAGAACATGGCAAGAGTAAAGAGGTCATCGTAGGTCGTCTGAGTATCCGCCATGAACTCAACGATTTTTTGTTTCAAAGGGGAGGGCATGTGGGGTATGCGGTGAGTCCTAAGCATCGCCAAAAGGGATATGCAACAGAAATACTAAGGCAAGGACTTCAGTGCTGTAAGGACCTAGGGCTTACAAAGATACTTATCACTTGTTCAGACTCAAATGTGGCTTCACAAAAGATCATTGAAAAGTTTGGTGGATGTCTTGAGAACAAGCTCTTTGACGAAGAGAAAAATGAATTTTTAAGAAGATACTGGCTAGAGCTTTAG
- the rpiB gene encoding ribose 5-phosphate isomerase B encodes MTQRIYIASDHAGFALKESLKDRFQDIAWVDLGPFDDQRVDYPDFARHLTLKVSQSDFKTLGVLICGSGQGMAIAANKQGGIRAALCWNEEVAKLAREHNDANVLCLSSRLVDTETNFLIFQTFLNTEFEGGRHLERVKKIEKD; translated from the coding sequence ATGACACAAAGAATATATATTGCTTCGGACCATGCGGGTTTTGCCCTTAAAGAGTCTTTAAAAGACAGATTTCAGGATATAGCCTGGGTGGATTTGGGACCCTTTGATGATCAAAGAGTCGATTATCCCGACTTTGCTAGGCACCTTACACTTAAAGTGAGTCAATCTGATTTTAAAACCTTAGGGGTTCTTATTTGTGGTTCAGGACAAGGAATGGCTATCGCTGCCAACAAGCAAGGCGGCATTCGTGCAGCCCTCTGCTGGAACGAAGAGGTGGCCAAGCTGGCTAGAGAACACAATGACGCCAACGTGCTTTGTTTAAGTTCACGCCTTGTAGACACTGAAACTAATTTTTTGATCTTCCAAACTTTTTTAAATACAGAATTTGAAGGTGGACGACACTTAGAAAGAGTCAAAAAAATTGAAAAGGACTAG